The following proteins are encoded in a genomic region of Longimicrobium sp.:
- a CDS encoding ABC transporter ATP-binding protein: protein MMPLELIGIRKSFGRIDAVNDVSLRFAPGRVSALIGPNGAGKTTLFNLISGYLRPDAGAIRCYGQRLDGLAPWKVARLGIGRLFQDVRLFGRMTVLDNVLAAFPGQSGERVWRAILWRRSVRVQEESLKERASSLLKSVGLHVRADELAGNLSFGQQKLVALARLLAARADVLLLDEPAAGVAPHLVPQLLGTIRKIANEGSTVVVIEHDMGVVAEVADRVCFMEAGRISLSGTSDEVLRDATVRAAYLGMEALP from the coding sequence ATGATGCCGCTCGAGTTGATCGGGATCCGGAAGTCATTCGGTCGAATCGACGCCGTCAACGACGTATCCCTCCGCTTCGCGCCCGGCCGCGTCAGCGCACTGATCGGGCCGAACGGGGCGGGCAAGACCACGCTGTTCAACCTCATCAGCGGCTACCTACGCCCGGACGCCGGGGCGATCCGCTGTTACGGACAACGGCTGGACGGACTCGCTCCCTGGAAGGTGGCACGGCTGGGGATCGGTCGACTGTTCCAGGACGTACGGCTCTTCGGGCGGATGACCGTGCTCGACAACGTGCTCGCGGCGTTCCCCGGCCAATCGGGAGAGCGCGTCTGGCGGGCGATCTTGTGGCGGCGGAGCGTTCGCGTCCAGGAAGAGAGCCTCAAGGAACGGGCCTCGTCTCTGCTTAAATCCGTAGGGTTGCACGTCCGCGCGGACGAGTTGGCAGGGAACCTATCGTTTGGACAGCAGAAACTCGTTGCGCTCGCCCGCCTCCTGGCGGCGAGAGCCGACGTGCTGCTGCTGGACGAGCCTGCCGCGGGTGTCGCTCCCCACCTGGTGCCACAACTGCTGGGCACGATCCGGAAGATCGCGAATGAAGGATCCACAGTCGTGGTGATTGAGCACGACATGGGTGTAGTGGCTGAAGTGGCAGATCGGGTCTGCTTCATGGAAGCAGGACGGATTAGCCTCTCCGGCACTTCGGACGAAGTGCTGCGGGACGCCACGGTGCGTGCCGCGTACCTGGGCATGGAGGCGTTGCCGTGA
- a CDS encoding amidohydrolase family protein, which yields MSETTRERPRRPWRGAAAARLLRGTLLAAVAACGPVGGPAPAAHGVEYRGGRWFDGTRFVPRTMYVVDGVFRSRAPARVDSVVDLAGGYVVPPFADAHQHLLDPRIGPTVAAYLRDGIFYVKDQGNAPIMRRLIDPALNRPTSIDYISANQAWTSPGGHPVEVIRRGVAMGGPIAAFIRDSLDPGTVMQVDTRADVERRWPYFLAGRPDFVKVHLLRSEDYARLRADPRAEGNRGMDPALVPEIVRLAHRAGLQVSAHVYTAQDFRNALEGGVDQIAHLPGGRGDAAPFLLTDTDAARAAARHVTVVTTVTQHGDSALTDRLIRDQYTHNIDVLRRHGVPLLLGSDKFGGTAAIEAAALARSGLFGNLELLRMWSVTTPRAIFPARRIGALADGYEASFLVLAADPLADFRATRTIVLRVKQGVPIRLAP from the coding sequence ATGTCAGAGACGACTCGCGAGCGGCCTCGCCGCCCGTGGCGCGGGGCGGCGGCCGCCCGCCTGCTGCGGGGCACCCTTCTCGCCGCCGTCGCCGCCTGCGGGCCGGTCGGCGGACCCGCTCCCGCCGCGCACGGCGTGGAGTACCGCGGCGGCCGCTGGTTCGACGGCACCCGCTTCGTGCCGCGCACGATGTACGTGGTGGACGGCGTCTTCCGCTCCCGGGCGCCGGCGCGCGTGGACTCGGTGGTGGACCTGGCGGGCGGGTACGTGGTGCCGCCGTTCGCGGACGCGCACCAGCACCTCCTCGACCCGCGGATCGGCCCCACCGTCGCCGCGTACCTGCGCGACGGGATCTTCTACGTGAAGGACCAGGGGAACGCGCCGATCATGCGGCGCCTGATCGACCCCGCGCTGAACCGCCCCACCTCGATCGACTACATCAGCGCCAACCAGGCGTGGACCTCTCCCGGCGGGCACCCCGTGGAGGTCATCCGGCGCGGCGTGGCGATGGGCGGGCCGATCGCGGCGTTCATCCGCGACAGCCTGGACCCGGGGACAGTGATGCAGGTGGACACCCGCGCCGACGTCGAGCGGCGCTGGCCGTACTTCCTGGCCGGGCGCCCCGACTTCGTGAAGGTGCACCTGCTCCGCTCGGAGGACTACGCGCGGCTGCGAGCCGACCCGCGCGCCGAGGGGAACCGGGGGATGGATCCGGCGCTCGTCCCGGAGATCGTCCGGCTCGCGCACCGCGCGGGGCTGCAGGTCTCCGCGCACGTCTACACCGCGCAGGACTTCCGCAACGCCCTCGAGGGCGGCGTCGACCAGATCGCGCACCTTCCCGGCGGGCGCGGCGACGCCGCTCCCTTCCTCCTCACCGACACCGACGCGGCGCGCGCCGCGGCCCGCCACGTCACCGTCGTCACCACGGTGACCCAGCACGGCGACAGCGCGCTGACCGACCGGCTGATCCGGGACCAGTACACGCACAACATCGACGTCCTGCGCCGCCACGGCGTTCCCCTCCTGCTCGGCAGCGACAAGTTCGGCGGCACGGCGGCCATCGAAGCCGCAGCGCTGGCCCGCTCGGGGCTGTTCGGCAACCTGGAGCTCCTGCGCATGTGGAGCGTGACCACGCCCCGCGCCATATTTCCCGCCCGGCGGATCGGCGCGCTGGCCGACGGCTACGAGGCCAGCTTCCTGGTACTCGCCGCCGACCCGCTGGCGGACTTCCGCGCCACCCGTACGATCGTGCTGCGCGTCAAGCAGGGCGTGCCGATCCGCCTGGCGCCGTAG
- a CDS encoding branched-chain amino acid ABC transporter permease has protein sequence MSYLLHLLIMLGIYAILAWSLNLLVGYAGLLSLCHAAFFGLGAYTSALSMVNLGAGFWLAVILAVTLNLLLSFAISLPSLRLRGDYFVLASLGFQAVVFAVLYNWVDLTHGPYGISGIPRPTLFGIVIDSPATLALFTGTVSAGCGGLLYLVGHSPYGRTLKTIREDEVAATALGKNVTVFKVSAFALASGFAAVAGALFASQLRYVDPTSFTLLESVFILSILVIGGAGNFSGPLAGTALMVTLPEALRFLGLPDAVAANLRQVIYGLLIILLMRFRPQGLIGEYRFA, from the coding sequence ATGAGCTACCTTCTCCACCTTCTCATAATGCTCGGCATCTACGCGATCCTGGCGTGGTCTCTGAACTTGCTCGTGGGATACGCAGGGTTGCTCTCGCTCTGTCACGCCGCGTTCTTCGGGCTGGGCGCCTACACGAGCGCCCTCAGCATGGTCAACCTGGGGGCCGGTTTCTGGCTGGCAGTGATCCTTGCGGTCACGCTCAACCTTCTCCTCAGCTTCGCGATCTCTCTCCCGTCGCTCCGCCTGCGCGGTGACTATTTCGTCCTGGCATCGCTCGGATTCCAGGCCGTCGTTTTCGCGGTTCTCTACAATTGGGTGGACCTCACGCACGGGCCGTACGGCATTTCGGGAATTCCCCGTCCCACGCTTTTCGGGATCGTGATCGACTCGCCTGCAACGCTGGCGCTCTTCACGGGAACCGTGTCGGCCGGGTGTGGGGGGCTGCTCTACCTGGTGGGACATTCTCCTTACGGACGTACGCTCAAGACAATCAGGGAAGACGAGGTCGCCGCCACTGCCCTGGGGAAGAACGTGACCGTGTTCAAAGTCTCGGCCTTCGCCCTGGCCAGCGGCTTCGCCGCGGTCGCCGGCGCACTCTTCGCCAGCCAACTCCGCTATGTGGATCCAACGAGCTTCACCCTGCTCGAGTCCGTCTTTATCCTGTCCATCCTCGTCATCGGAGGGGCGGGCAACTTCTCCGGCCCCCTCGCCGGCACCGCGCTCATGGTGACTCTTCCCGAGGCGCTCCGTTTCCTCGGCCTCCCCGATGCCGTTGCCGCCAACCTCCGGCAGGTGATCTATGGCCTGCTGATAATCCTGCTGATGCGCTTCCGTCCTCAGGGGCTCATCGGCGAGTACCGCTTCGCATGA
- a CDS encoding ABC transporter substrate-binding protein, whose amino-acid sequence MKRKTGWIIGAAVLAAVLVLGILLARRPTSSGGPEIRVGAVLPLTGPVSFLGESEQRGMQLAVAEINANGGILGRRLEIVFEDSRGQPADGAAAAQKLISTSGASFLITSMTGVSLAVKPIVAERAGVLQFVFAMDESIPANADNVFRIYPGIHEEGDMLLAHASTLKPKKVAIIFQENPAFQRLAQEVLTPGLRQMGATSVAAESFTGDDFAMIRNVMVRVRSMQPELIILIGYYNNMPALLRAVDESGLRQTSRILGVHDVAMAADRGQLTPALLEGVVVAVPSYTLNQQVSPVTHSFITAYRARFGGMPNYDAAFGYTTMKLLADAITRAGTTDPEQVQRTLRSFSQVETASGKISIGPDGNSRSTWVLARFQNGRLVAALDSAVANPPAAGSGER is encoded by the coding sequence ATGAAACGCAAGACCGGCTGGATCATTGGCGCGGCTGTTCTGGCCGCGGTGCTCGTGCTCGGCATCCTGCTCGCACGCCGGCCGACATCGTCCGGCGGCCCGGAAATCCGGGTCGGGGCTGTCCTGCCCCTTACCGGGCCGGTCTCCTTCCTGGGAGAGTCTGAGCAGCGAGGGATGCAACTCGCCGTAGCGGAGATCAACGCGAACGGGGGGATCCTGGGGCGCCGCCTCGAAATCGTCTTCGAGGACAGCAGGGGGCAGCCGGCGGACGGCGCCGCGGCGGCGCAGAAGCTTATTAGCACGAGCGGCGCCTCCTTCCTCATCACCTCCATGACTGGGGTGAGCCTGGCGGTCAAGCCCATCGTCGCGGAGCGCGCCGGCGTCCTCCAGTTCGTCTTCGCCATGGACGAGTCGATTCCCGCGAACGCCGACAATGTTTTCCGCATCTACCCGGGGATCCACGAAGAGGGGGATATGCTGCTCGCACACGCCAGCACCCTCAAACCCAAGAAGGTTGCCATCATCTTTCAGGAAAACCCGGCGTTCCAGCGCCTCGCGCAGGAAGTGCTCACTCCGGGACTCAGACAGATGGGCGCCACGTCAGTTGCAGCCGAATCGTTTACCGGGGACGATTTCGCCATGATCCGGAACGTGATGGTCAGGGTCAGAAGCATGCAGCCGGAGCTGATCATCCTGATCGGATACTATAACAACATGCCCGCGCTCCTGCGGGCGGTGGACGAGAGCGGGCTTCGGCAGACGTCGCGGATCCTCGGCGTGCACGACGTTGCCATGGCTGCGGACCGGGGTCAGCTCACGCCAGCGCTGCTGGAGGGCGTAGTGGTGGCCGTTCCGTCCTACACTTTGAACCAACAGGTGAGCCCGGTCACCCATTCGTTCATCACCGCCTATAGGGCGCGGTTCGGAGGAATGCCTAACTACGACGCGGCATTCGGCTACACCACGATGAAGCTGCTGGCCGACGCGATCACTCGGGCGGGAACCACCGACCCTGAACAGGTCCAGCGGACGCTGCGGTCTTTCTCGCAGGTGGAGACGGCCAGCGGGAAAATCTCCATCGGTCCGGACGGGAATTCGAGAAGCACCTGGGTGTTGGCCCGCTTCCAGAACGGGCGCCTCGTCGCCGCCCTCGATTCCGCCGTGGCGAACCCGCCCGCCGCCGGCTCGGGTGAACGATGA
- a CDS encoding PadR family transcriptional regulator, whose product MGEAVDLLQGTLDLLILKTLALGPLHGWGISKRVRQLSEDALQVHQGSLYPALYRLEDRGWIEAEWGTSPEGRRVKFYRLTDGGRRAFADERASWRTFVAAVEQVLQAT is encoded by the coding sequence ATGGGTGAAGCCGTCGATCTGCTGCAGGGCACGCTCGACCTCCTGATCCTCAAGACGCTGGCCCTGGGGCCGCTGCACGGCTGGGGGATCTCCAAGCGCGTGCGCCAGCTCTCCGAAGACGCGCTGCAGGTGCACCAGGGATCGCTCTACCCCGCGCTGTACCGGCTGGAGGACCGGGGGTGGATCGAGGCCGAGTGGGGGACCTCGCCCGAGGGGCGCCGCGTCAAGTTCTACCGCCTGACCGACGGCGGCCGGCGCGCATTCGCCGACGAGCGGGCGAGCTGGCGGACGTTCGTGGCGGCGGTGGAGCAGGTGCTCCAGGCTACCTGA
- a CDS encoding ABC transporter ATP-binding protein gives MSTGLCIREIHAGFGQKEVLHGITLEVGRGEIVAVLGPNGAGKSTLLHVAAGVLTPRRGSVCLDGRDVTALPAHERVRLGLAYAMQGGRIFPSLSVREHLTIGPAGDALTPAGERRLLALKIFPVLRTRLDVRAGLLSGGERQALAVAMALVRCRSVLLLDEPSAGVAPAVAHGILDAVPALAREAGLGVLLVEQNVTGALRVASRAVVLVAGRTARQTDHPQDWLHKPEGFLDLYWERIGDTAVDHPSSSTSRSR, from the coding sequence GTGAGCACCGGGCTGTGCATCCGGGAGATACATGCCGGCTTCGGGCAGAAAGAGGTGCTGCACGGCATCACGCTCGAGGTGGGTAGGGGCGAGATCGTTGCCGTGCTTGGACCGAACGGCGCAGGCAAGTCCACACTGCTGCACGTGGCCGCCGGCGTTTTGACACCCCGCCGGGGGAGCGTGTGTCTGGATGGGCGCGACGTCACGGCCTTGCCTGCCCATGAGCGCGTCAGACTGGGTCTTGCGTACGCAATGCAGGGGGGACGGATATTCCCGAGCCTCAGCGTACGAGAACACCTGACGATCGGTCCTGCCGGCGATGCGCTCACGCCGGCGGGCGAGCGGCGCCTACTGGCCCTCAAAATCTTCCCCGTGTTGCGGACACGCCTCGATGTTCGCGCCGGATTGCTCTCGGGGGGCGAGCGCCAGGCATTGGCTGTGGCGATGGCCCTGGTCCGGTGCCGCAGTGTGCTCCTCCTGGACGAGCCTTCCGCTGGGGTCGCTCCGGCTGTGGCCCACGGTATTCTCGACGCGGTGCCGGCGCTCGCCCGCGAAGCGGGTCTGGGAGTCCTTCTCGTCGAGCAGAACGTAACGGGAGCATTGCGCGTTGCCAGCCGCGCCGTAGTCCTCGTCGCCGGGAGAACGGCACGCCAGACGGATCACCCCCAGGATTGGCTGCACAAGCCAGAGGGATTCCTGGACCTCTACTGGGAACGCATCGGCGACACAGCGGTCGACCATCCTTCCTCCAGCACGTCGAGGTCAAGATGA
- a CDS encoding Druantia anti-phage system protein DruA, with protein MRRLPGPHADHLRVLVGILCDLRAMGWCYYVEDGVVCTRPPDATALAPEAFKDFVRTGHLIERDAQLAQPATRAFVQSMERRRLGPTGWHSIFSLIRDGRTLARELERAGSLPPGLERSAAVSAVIRPYVQVARRGEHCRFTGLDLSQIWRYFRHTWTTVYQSTPGRNLAFLIRDAAAPNHPVIGIGALGSSIVQLRVRDTWIGWSAENFLQAVREDPKSWARWALRALDDLIGDVYCADLAAEGVLTAEQIAEPDLAVLARLRGLSEEARRDHRLFPQLDEHKKVQDDTDWEARARTHLFRYKRARALADLLAIRFYLREAGLRRARGPDLERALAHPRGVRALLGILRRVKAKHVGVNMMDITVCGAVAPYNALLGGKLVSLLMASSEVVRAYADQYRNTPSVIASAMAGRPVRRDPELVLLGTTSLYGNAPSQYNRVRMPAEAAEGTPGAEIQYERLGQTTGFGSYHFSAETVEAMEILLARNHRGREVNSIFGEGVNPKLRKVRAALDEIGLPSDLLLQHGQPRVVYGIPLAGELPRGALRTRATGRLPAAAPRSHRRGHRPVLDRAMAWQADRRPPSAR; from the coding sequence GTGCGACGGCTTCCCGGCCCGCACGCGGATCACCTGCGCGTCTTGGTCGGGATCCTCTGCGACCTGCGTGCGATGGGGTGGTGCTACTACGTGGAGGATGGCGTGGTTTGCACACGTCCGCCCGATGCCACCGCCCTCGCGCCGGAGGCGTTCAAGGACTTTGTCCGCACGGGCCACCTGATCGAGCGCGACGCCCAACTCGCGCAGCCCGCGACACGCGCCTTCGTCCAGTCCATGGAGCGGCGCCGGCTGGGACCGACGGGATGGCACTCCATCTTCTCCCTGATCCGGGACGGCCGCACGCTCGCCCGGGAACTCGAACGGGCCGGATCTCTGCCGCCCGGCCTGGAGCGAAGTGCGGCGGTCTCCGCGGTAATCCGGCCCTACGTCCAGGTAGCGCGGCGCGGTGAGCACTGCCGCTTCACCGGGCTCGACCTATCCCAGATATGGCGGTACTTCCGCCATACCTGGACCACGGTTTACCAGAGCACGCCCGGACGGAACCTCGCGTTCCTGATCCGCGACGCCGCCGCTCCGAACCACCCCGTCATCGGAATTGGTGCGCTCGGAAGCTCGATCGTCCAGTTGCGTGTACGTGACACCTGGATCGGCTGGTCCGCAGAAAATTTTCTGCAAGCGGTCCGAGAGGATCCCAAATCGTGGGCGCGGTGGGCGCTCCGCGCACTGGATGACCTGATCGGAGACGTGTACTGCGCCGATCTGGCGGCGGAGGGCGTTCTGACTGCGGAGCAGATCGCCGAGCCCGATCTCGCCGTCCTCGCACGTCTCCGCGGGCTGAGTGAGGAGGCGCGCCGTGATCACCGGCTCTTCCCTCAGCTGGACGAGCACAAAAAAGTCCAGGACGACACCGACTGGGAGGCGCGGGCGCGAACCCATCTCTTCCGGTACAAGCGGGCACGTGCGCTGGCCGATCTGCTCGCCATCCGGTTCTACCTGCGCGAGGCGGGACTACGGCGCGCACGCGGGCCGGACCTCGAGCGCGCGCTCGCCCACCCGCGCGGCGTTCGCGCGCTGCTGGGCATCCTGCGGCGCGTGAAGGCCAAGCACGTAGGCGTCAACATGATGGACATCACCGTCTGCGGCGCGGTTGCCCCTTACAATGCGCTACTGGGCGGCAAGTTGGTATCGTTGTTGATGGCGAGTTCCGAGGTTGTCCGCGCCTACGCCGACCAGTACCGGAACACCCCCAGCGTAATTGCTTCTGCCATGGCCGGAAGACCCGTCCGGCGCGATCCCGAGTTGGTCCTGCTGGGGACGACCAGCCTCTACGGAAATGCACCGAGCCAGTACAATCGTGTGCGCATGCCAGCCGAGGCTGCCGAAGGGACGCCTGGGGCGGAGATCCAGTATGAACGCCTCGGACAGACCACTGGCTTCGGCTCCTACCACTTCTCCGCCGAGACGGTCGAGGCGATGGAGATCCTCCTCGCGCGCAATCACCGCGGGCGAGAGGTCAACAGCATCTTCGGCGAGGGAGTCAACCCGAAACTGCGGAAGGTGCGCGCGGCGCTTGACGAGATCGGGCTCCCCTCAGACCTCCTTCTCCAGCATGGCCAGCCCCGCGTCGTCTACGGAATCCCGCTGGCCGGCGAACTTCCGCGAGGTGCTCTTAGGACGCGCGCGACGGGGCGACTACCTGCTGCCGCGCCGCGGTCGCACCGCCGAGGCCATCGGCCGGTACTGGACCGAGCGATGGCTTGGCAGGCGGATCGAAGACCCCCGAGTGCTCGCTGA
- a CDS encoding branched-chain amino acid ABC transporter permease, producing the protein MLFLQTIVNGWVTGCVYALLALGFGLIYNTTRVFHIAHGAVYAAAGYFIYTFLVVWKLPLSAASVLTVVAAGALGIGVEKAVHAPLHRRRASPSIHLLSSVGVYIVVVNLIALVYGNQTRVLGAEAQETFRVGELILTEVQVVAVIVFLSVFAALVVALRCSSWGRMLRAMRDDPELVSAAGIDPAHIRAVVFGVGSGVAAIASILLSLDAGLGPHMGLSAVLNAAVAVILGGLGVFESAVLGALALGTLQSLAVWQGGARWQEAVTFVMLLVVLLLRPEGLLGRRRRIEEAAA; encoded by the coding sequence ATGCTCTTCTTGCAAACGATCGTGAACGGGTGGGTAACGGGCTGCGTCTACGCCCTGCTCGCACTGGGATTCGGATTGATCTACAACACCACCCGGGTCTTCCACATCGCGCACGGGGCGGTCTACGCTGCGGCCGGATATTTCATCTATACGTTCTTGGTGGTTTGGAAGCTTCCCCTCTCTGCCGCGTCCGTCCTCACGGTCGTCGCAGCGGGGGCGCTGGGGATTGGGGTGGAGAAAGCCGTGCATGCGCCGTTGCACCGACGACGTGCTTCGCCGTCAATCCACTTGCTCAGCTCGGTCGGGGTTTACATCGTCGTGGTCAACCTCATCGCTCTGGTCTATGGAAATCAGACTAGGGTGCTTGGGGCGGAAGCCCAGGAGACGTTCAGGGTGGGCGAGTTGATCCTGACGGAGGTGCAGGTCGTGGCCGTGATCGTGTTCCTGAGTGTGTTCGCTGCGTTGGTTGTCGCGTTGCGATGCTCCTCGTGGGGGAGGATGCTGCGGGCCATGCGCGACGATCCCGAACTGGTGTCAGCGGCGGGCATCGATCCGGCGCATATTCGGGCGGTCGTGTTCGGCGTGGGATCGGGCGTGGCCGCGATCGCGTCCATTCTGCTTTCCCTCGACGCGGGGCTCGGCCCACACATGGGGCTTTCCGCAGTGCTGAATGCAGCCGTGGCGGTCATCCTCGGCGGACTGGGTGTGTTCGAGAGCGCAGTCCTGGGAGCCTTGGCACTCGGGACGCTTCAGAGCCTCGCCGTGTGGCAGGGCGGGGCACGCTGGCAGGAGGCCGTCACGTTCGTGATGCTCCTGGTCGTTCTTCTCCTCCGTCCGGAAGGCCTGCTGGGCCGCCGCCGCCGTATTGAGGAGGCTGCCGCATGA
- a CDS encoding cupin domain-containing protein, translating into MRGMTCTLAAAALVLTGVHAAAQQQPAPPAGGMRMVANSSLTWADANIPGFAPGMKMAVVDGNPAQAGPYTMRLSFPDGYRFPPHWHPAAENLTVLSGTFLLAMGERADESGLHTYGAGDYFYIPPQMPHFGGARGETVIQLHGTGPFAINLVNAPRP; encoded by the coding sequence ATGCGCGGGATGACGTGCACGCTCGCGGCTGCGGCGCTGGTGCTGACCGGTGTCCACGCCGCGGCCCAGCAACAGCCGGCGCCGCCGGCCGGCGGCATGCGGATGGTGGCGAACAGCTCGCTCACCTGGGCCGACGCCAACATCCCCGGCTTCGCGCCGGGGATGAAGATGGCCGTGGTCGACGGAAACCCGGCGCAGGCGGGCCCGTACACCATGCGCCTCAGCTTCCCGGACGGCTACCGCTTCCCGCCCCACTGGCACCCCGCCGCCGAGAACCTGACGGTGCTCTCGGGCACCTTCCTGCTGGCCATGGGAGAGCGCGCCGACGAGAGCGGCCTGCACACCTACGGGGCGGGCGACTATTTCTACATCCCTCCCCAGATGCCGCACTTCGGCGGCGCGCGGGGCGAAACCGTGATCCAGCTCCACGGCACCGGCCCCTTCGCCATCAACCTGGTGAATGCGCCGCGCCCGTAG